A region from the Vicia villosa cultivar HV-30 ecotype Madison, WI linkage group LG3, Vvil1.0, whole genome shotgun sequence genome encodes:
- the LOC131661801 gene encoding uncharacterized protein LOC131661801 codes for MGGVTSSMAAKLAFFPPNPPSYKLVKEEVTDLLLMEPFPHRENVEVLQFRNRRGTEIVAMYVRHPMAKSTVLYSHGNAADIGQMYELFVELSIHLRVNLIGYDYSGYGQSSGKPSETNTYADIEAVYKYLEENYGTKQEDVILYGQSVGSGPTLDIAARLPQLRAVILHSPILSGLRVMYPVKKTYWFDIYKNIDKIPLVKCPVLVIHGTADEVVDCSHGKRLWELCQQKYEPLWLKDGNHCNLELYPEYLRHLRRFISTVEKSPSHRLSFRRSVDNKVEQSRGSTDISEKPRKSMEKPRKSTDCRDKPPKSTDRTEKQKYHEFKFKSSDKLDKLKVQFDQTERSTERSRRSVEYNNDKSRTVEYQEKSRRSVDVQFERPRKSIDWLDKIRAT; via the exons ATGGGAGGAGTGACGTCATCAATGGCGGCGAAACTGGCGTTTTTTCCGCCGAATCCACCGTCGTACAAGCTAGTTAAAGAGGAAGTAACGGACTTGTTGCTGATGGAACCGTTCCCGCACCGCGAAAACGTTGAAGTTCTGCAGTTTCGGAACCGGCGTGGAACGGAGATCGTGGCTATGTATGTTCGTCATCCAATGGCGAAATCGACCGTGCTTTATTCTCATGGAAATGCTGCTGATATTGGTCAGATGTATGAGCTTTTCGTGGAGCTTAGTATTCACTTGCGTGTTAATCTCATTGG ATACGATTACTCTGGCTATGGACAGTCATCAGGGAAG CCAAGCGAGACTAATACTTATGCTGACATCGAAGCTGTATATAAGTATCTTGAAGAAAACTATGGTACTAAGCAGGAAGACGTAATCCTTTATGGTCAATCTGTTGGGAGTGGTCCTACTTTAGATATTGCTGCTCGTTTACCCCAATTGAGGGCTGTTATTCTCCACAGTCCTATACTATCGGGATTGAGAGTGATGTACCCTGTGAAAAAGACATACTGGTTTGACATTTATAAG AATATTGATAAAATTCCGCTGGTGAAGTGTCCAGTGCTAGTAATTCAT GGAACTGCTGATGAAGTTGTTGATTGTTCTCATGGTAAGCGATTATGGGAGCTATGCCAACAAAAATATGAACCCTTATGGCTTAAAGATGGAAATCACTGTAATTTGGAGCTCTATCCAGAATACCTTAGACATCTCAGACGATTCATATCAACGGTAGAGAAGTCACCATCCCATAGACTGAGTTTTAGGAGAAGTGTGGATAATAAGGTTGAACAATCCAGAGGAAGTACTGATATCTCCGAAAAGCCAAGGAAGAGCATGGAAAAGCCAAGAAAGAGCACAGATTGCAGAGACAAACCACCGAAAAGCACTGATCGAACAGAAAAACAGAAATACcatgaattcaaattcaaaagttctGATAAATTAGATAAGTTAAAGGTCCAATTTGACCAGACCGAGAGGTCAACAGAGAGGTCGAGAAGAAGCGTAGAGTACAACAACGACAAATCTAGAACCGTTGAGTACCAAGAGAAATCCAGGAGAAGTGTGGATGTTCAGTTTGAAAGGCCGCGGAAGAGTATTGATTGGCTGGATAAAATTCGAGCTACTTGA
- the LOC131658272 gene encoding uncharacterized protein LOC131658272 — protein MWKGIWKLRLPNAVKNFLWCLVKGILPVRTNLIKKGMSIDPCCPLGFSTCESENRLFLNCNIVKLVWFAPSLGFCIPNNTGVREWLLNWFRCSDDRGLVLACATVWKIWQARNSLLFQHKPFTPLEVAKNALAMAAEVLDISGTHGAGGLELGLSVPLGVDFVVPVDAGCFPDGSMGWGCVVKDSSGAVCFSACKKQHISVLVIVVEAMGVRFVRRAYIAEAHELVGFARTFGNKTWHNLYPSV, from the exons ATGTGGAAAGGGATTTGGAAGCTCCGTCTCCCCAATGCTGTGAAGAATTTTCTTTGGTGTTTGGTGAAAGGAATCCTCCCAGTCAGAACAAACTTGATTAAGAAAGGTATGTCCATTGACCCTTGCTGTCCGCTAGGCTTCTCTACCTGCGAATCGGAGAACCGTCTCTTTCTAAACTGCAACATCGTGAAGTTGGTCTGGTTTGCTCCTTCCTTGGGGTTCTGCATTCCTAATAACACCGGGGTTAGGGAATGGCTTCTGAACTGGTTTAGATGCTCTGATGATAGAGGCTTGGTTTTGGCGTGTGCCACGGTTTGGAAAATTTGGCAGGCGAGAAACTCTCTTCTATTCCAGCATAAACCTTTTACCCCATTGGAAGTGGCGAAGAATGCTTTGGCTATGGCTGCAGAAGTCCTTGACATAAGTGGCACTCATGGGGCTGGTGGGCTAGAGCTGGGTTTGAGTGTTCCGTTGGGAGTGGATTTTGTTGTGCCAGTTGATGCAGGGTGCTTTCCGGATGGTTCGATGGGCTGGGGATGCGTGGTTAAAGATTCTTCGGGTGCGGTGTGCTTTAGCGCTTGCAAGAAACAACACATCTCTGTTCTTGTTATTGTGGTTGAAGCAATGGGCGTGAG GTTTGTTAGAAGGGCATATATTGCTGAAGCCCATGAGCTTGTTGGTTTTGCTAGGACTTTTGGTAACAAAACCTGGCATAACTTGTATCCCTCTGTTTGA